The Acinetobacter defluvii genome includes a region encoding these proteins:
- a CDS encoding HlyD family secretion protein: MKTFDLRKIIQPISLVIVVIIAILCARHIWNYYNAEPWTRDGRIRGDVIQVSSDIAGLVTEVLVQDNQTVKKGQPLFKIDLARQTLDVEQAKSDLAKAKSGLAEAEAGLAQAQASLIKSQANLQLADKNARRYSDLMDGAISKQEQDQMFAVRDQSHAEHQQFQAAIQQAQANIKQQKALVEASTSNLHLAELNMHRAEVIAPADGTLSNFDMRAGNYVKVGQAVAALLDRKQLYVVGYFEETKLNKIHLGDPASVQLMGDSVKYKGHVQGIASGIEDRERTTSSGLLANVNPTFSWVRLAQRVPVKIVLDEVPHDSLAFVAGRTATVHILKAQS, translated from the coding sequence ATGAAAACGTTTGATCTACGTAAAATAATACAACCTATTTCTTTGGTGATTGTGGTTATTATCGCTATTTTATGTGCAAGGCATATTTGGAATTATTATAATGCCGAGCCTTGGACACGTGATGGGCGTATACGTGGAGATGTGATTCAGGTGTCTTCCGATATCGCAGGTTTGGTTACTGAAGTTTTAGTGCAAGACAATCAGACCGTAAAAAAAGGACAGCCGTTATTTAAAATCGACCTTGCGCGTCAAACTTTAGATGTTGAACAAGCCAAATCTGATTTAGCCAAAGCCAAATCAGGCTTAGCAGAAGCAGAAGCAGGACTTGCGCAAGCACAAGCCAGTTTAATTAAGTCACAAGCCAATCTTCAGCTTGCAGATAAAAATGCACGCCGTTATTCTGATTTAATGGATGGTGCAATTTCAAAACAAGAACAAGATCAAATGTTTGCAGTACGTGACCAATCGCATGCAGAGCATCAACAATTTCAAGCAGCGATTCAGCAAGCACAAGCCAATATTAAACAGCAAAAGGCATTGGTTGAAGCATCCACCAGTAATTTACATTTGGCTGAGTTAAATATGCATCGTGCTGAAGTGATTGCACCAGCCGATGGTACATTATCCAATTTTGATATGCGTGCAGGGAATTATGTCAAAGTGGGGCAAGCAGTTGCTGCCTTGCTTGATCGTAAGCAGTTGTATGTTGTGGGATATTTTGAAGAAACGAAATTAAATAAGATCCATTTGGGTGATCCTGCTTCTGTACAGTTAATGGGCGATTCAGTAAAATATAAAGGTCATGTGCAAGGAATTGCCTCAGGAATTGAAGATCGTGAACGTACCACTTCATCGGGTTTATTAGCCAATGTAAATCCAACTTTTAGTTGGGTACGTTTGGCGCAACGTGTGCCTGTTAAAATTGTCTTGGATGAAGTGCCTCATGATTCTTTGGCTTTCGTGGCAGGGCGTACTGCGACCGTGCATATTTTAAAAGCCCAATCATAA
- a CDS encoding OprD family outer membrane porin, with the protein MLTPHKLTLAVLIQAALLSSAYASEQSEAKGFVEDAEGSVLFRTGFIHRDKKNGNPDQSSYAQSAIVELNSGFTQGVVGFGVSVLGDGSIKLGSNNNANNNMIPKHNDGSAYDHWGRGGANVKARFSNTTVVYGTQVLDLPVLASNTGRMVPEYFEGTLLKSREIKGLELTAGKFTKNQMSDQINSDGNELDSAIVWGAKYKFDDQLSAAYFGLDSKDALERHYVNANYKLPLADQSSLTFDFSGYHTEWDKDADTYSSTIGNSDVDGRSNNIWALSSAYNQGPHTLMLAYQQNTGNTGYDYNMNADGFQSIYLPNSYLSDFIGNHEKSAQLQYNLDFGGYGVPGLNWTTAFVYGWDIKTNGVDDAQEREFFNQVKYTVQNGFAKDASLRVRHSYYRASDAYQDTYIGDTNEWRLFLDIPVKLF; encoded by the coding sequence ATGCTAACCCCACATAAACTTACATTAGCAGTGCTCATTCAGGCTGCTCTTCTTTCTTCTGCTTATGCAAGCGAACAAAGCGAAGCAAAAGGCTTTGTCGAAGATGCTGAAGGATCAGTTTTATTCCGTACTGGTTTTATTCATCGTGATAAAAAAAATGGCAATCCAGATCAAAGCTCTTATGCACAGTCTGCTATTGTTGAATTAAATTCTGGTTTTACCCAAGGTGTTGTTGGTTTTGGCGTAAGTGTATTGGGCGATGGCTCAATCAAACTCGGTTCAAATAACAATGCTAACAATAACATGATCCCAAAACACAATGATGGTTCAGCATATGACCATTGGGGACGTGGTGGTGCCAATGTAAAAGCACGTTTCTCTAACACGACTGTTGTTTATGGAACACAAGTGCTTGATTTACCTGTACTTGCAAGCAATACAGGTCGTATGGTTCCTGAATACTTCGAAGGTACATTGCTAAAAAGTCGTGAGATCAAAGGCTTAGAGTTAACCGCTGGTAAATTCACTAAAAATCAAATGTCGGATCAAATCAACAGCGATGGCAATGAATTAGATAGCGCGATCGTTTGGGGTGCAAAATACAAATTTGATGATCAACTCAGTGCAGCGTATTTTGGTTTAGATTCTAAAGATGCTTTAGAACGTCATTATGTTAATGCCAACTATAAACTTCCACTTGCAGACCAAAGTTCTTTAACATTTGACTTTAGTGGTTATCACACAGAGTGGGATAAAGACGCAGACACTTATTCATCTACTATTGGTAATAGCGATGTTGATGGTCGTAGCAATAACATTTGGGCATTATCAAGCGCTTATAACCAAGGACCGCATACTCTAATGTTGGCTTACCAACAAAATACTGGTAACACGGGTTATGACTACAACATGAATGCTGATGGTTTCCAAAGTATTTATCTACCAAACTCATATTTGTCTGACTTCATTGGTAACCATGAAAAATCAGCGCAACTGCAATATAACTTAGACTTCGGTGGTTATGGCGTACCTGGTTTAAATTGGACAACTGCATTTGTTTATGGTTGGGACATTAAAACCAATGGTGTAGATGATGCACAAGAACGTGAATTCTTTAACCAAGTTAAATATACCGTTCAAAATGGTTTTGCTAAAGATGCCAGCTTACGTGTACGTCATTCTTATTACCGTGCAAGCGATGCTTACCAAGACACTTACATTGGTGACACCAATGAATGGCGTTTATTCTTAGATATTCCTGTTAAATTATTTTAA
- a CDS encoding TorF family putative porin, whose translation MALPLLCFVSTSIYAENTALVTSNGILSGDFGAVSKYIYRGGVENDDVAFQAALEYAHKSGVSVGYWGSTLDYDATDENRTHGFEHDLYIAYGDEINADLSYNLQATAYIYQHGGTVYADAHKRKTTAFDVLGELAYKEFTFAASVLLADASFGNAGDMYLSAAYNHPLPKNFILNASVGGSVYNSGRDDEIVQTTKDFAFNEARIGLSKSLAESSVVASLDYILGGEDRLGEDFDNHVVFGLNYHF comes from the coding sequence ATGGCTTTGCCATTGTTATGCTTCGTTTCTACTTCAATCTATGCTGAAAATACCGCATTGGTGACCTCAAATGGTATTTTATCTGGCGATTTTGGTGCAGTGTCTAAATATATCTATCGCGGTGGAGTCGAAAATGATGATGTGGCATTCCAGGCAGCTTTAGAGTATGCCCATAAAAGTGGAGTTAGTGTGGGATATTGGGGCTCAACGCTTGATTATGATGCAACAGATGAAAATCGTACGCATGGCTTTGAACATGATCTTTATATCGCCTATGGGGACGAAATCAACGCCGATTTAAGCTATAACTTACAAGCCACAGCATATATCTATCAGCATGGGGGAACGGTTTATGCAGATGCGCATAAACGTAAAACCACTGCTTTTGATGTGTTAGGCGAACTTGCCTATAAAGAATTCACTTTTGCTGCCTCTGTACTACTGGCGGATGCTTCTTTTGGTAATGCTGGAGATATGTACTTGAGTGCAGCTTATAATCATCCATTGCCTAAAAATTTTATTTTAAATGCCTCTGTGGGTGGCTCTGTTTACAACAGCGGTCGTGATGATGAGATTGTCCAAACAACTAAAGACTTTGCTTTTAATGAAGCACGTATTGGGCTGAGCAAAAGCCTTGCCGAATCTAGCGTGGTTGCATCATTGGACTATATATTAGGGGGTGAAGATCGCTTAGGTGAAGACTTTGATAATCATGTGGTTTTTGGGTTAAATTATCATTTCTAA